One stretch of Priestia megaterium DNA includes these proteins:
- a CDS encoding GatB/YqeY domain-containing protein codes for MSLLERLNSDMKQAMKNKEKEKLGVIRMVKASLQNEAIKLGTDLTEADELTVISREFKQRKDSLHEFEKAGRQDLVDKIHSELAVLEVYAPKQLTEEELSEIIKTTIEETQSSSKADMGKVMGALMPKVKGKADGSLVNKLVLQHLS; via the coding sequence ATGAGTCTTCTCGAGCGTTTAAATAGTGATATGAAACAAGCGATGAAAAACAAAGAGAAAGAGAAGCTTGGGGTCATTCGTATGGTCAAAGCATCTCTTCAAAACGAAGCCATTAAGTTAGGAACTGACCTAACTGAAGCAGACGAGTTGACGGTTATTTCTCGCGAATTCAAACAACGTAAAGACTCCCTCCATGAATTTGAGAAAGCAGGTCGTCAAGATCTTGTTGATAAAATTCATTCTGAATTAGCGGTTTTAGAAGTTTACGCTCCTAAACAGCTAACTGAAGAAGAGTTATCTGAAATTATTAAAACGACGATTGAAGAAACGCAGTCTTCCTCTAAAGCTGATATGGGGAAAGTTATGGGAGCGCTTATGCCGAAAGTAAAAGGCAAAGCGGATGGCTCTCTTGTTAATAAGCTTGTCCTTCAACACTTATCATAA
- a CDS encoding NfeD family protein, which translates to MKTLFSFVCFLILATGLFPTISTADVKRVHVIPVNKTVENGLLSFLNRSIEDAENDGADLIILDIDTPGGAVNAASEIAKSLTSTPIPTAAFVDKKALSAGAYIALNADQIYMTPGSTMGSAAVIDQQGNAAGKKAQSYWLSAMKSAAEQNNRNPKYAEAMANTKMVIPELNLKGNELLTLTPKQAEQVGYSEGTVKNLDDLLSVLGYEDAKLTYAKMSVSEQIARFLTHPLVVPILLSIGALGIVIELFTPSFGIAGSIGIASLLLFFYGHMVAGLAGMEALVLFIAGIILLLLEIVVPGGVLGLLGLGAIILSFFMSTDNNVEMGISLVIAIVVALGGAFVMMKFFKRKLTPFKKMVLNDSLNTESGYVSNQNRYELIGKQGKTTTPLRPSGTVLIDEEYVDVVTEGGYLDKDVLVNIIKVEGSRVVVRKLTEPLKKEDLN; encoded by the coding sequence GTGAAAACCTTATTTTCTTTCGTGTGCTTTCTTATCTTAGCCACTGGGTTATTCCCCACTATTAGCACCGCTGACGTGAAGCGCGTACACGTTATTCCTGTAAATAAAACGGTAGAAAATGGACTGCTTTCTTTTCTAAACAGATCCATTGAAGATGCGGAAAATGACGGTGCAGATTTGATTATATTGGACATAGATACTCCTGGAGGAGCTGTAAATGCAGCTTCTGAAATAGCTAAAAGCTTAACCTCAACACCTATTCCTACCGCTGCTTTTGTCGATAAAAAAGCATTATCAGCCGGAGCGTATATTGCACTTAACGCCGATCAAATTTATATGACACCCGGTTCTACAATGGGATCGGCAGCTGTGATTGACCAACAGGGAAATGCAGCAGGAAAAAAAGCTCAGTCCTACTGGTTATCGGCTATGAAGAGCGCAGCAGAACAAAATAACCGAAACCCTAAATATGCAGAAGCGATGGCAAATACAAAGATGGTAATACCTGAGCTCAACTTAAAAGGAAACGAATTGTTGACGCTCACTCCGAAGCAAGCCGAGCAAGTTGGTTATTCAGAAGGGACTGTAAAAAATTTAGACGATCTCCTAAGCGTACTTGGCTATGAAGATGCTAAACTGACGTATGCAAAAATGAGTGTAAGTGAACAAATTGCTCGTTTTCTTACCCATCCGCTTGTTGTTCCCATTTTATTATCCATTGGTGCTTTAGGAATTGTAATTGAATTGTTTACGCCTTCATTTGGTATTGCGGGCTCTATTGGAATAGCTTCACTTCTTTTATTTTTCTATGGTCATATGGTAGCAGGATTAGCTGGAATGGAAGCGCTCGTTTTATTTATAGCAGGAATTATATTGCTTCTCTTAGAGATTGTAGTACCAGGCGGAGTTTTAGGACTACTAGGGCTTGGAGCTATCATTTTAAGTTTTTTTATGTCAACAGATAATAATGTCGAAATGGGAATTTCTCTTGTAATTGCAATAGTGGTGGCACTGGGAGGTGCGTTTGTGATGATGAAATTTTTTAAAAGAAAGCTTACACCTTTCAAAAAAATGGTGCTTAATGATTCACTTAATACCGAATCTGGTTATGTGTCGAATCAAAATCGTTATGAATTAATAGGAAAACAAGGTAAAACAACAACACCGCTGCGTCCTTCAGGTACCGTGCTCATCGATGAAGAGTATGTGGATGTAGTCACTGAAGGCGGATATTTAGACAAAGATGTGTTAGTAAATATTATAAAAGTAGAGGGATCAAGGGTTGTGGTGCGGAAGCTTACAGAGCCTTTGAAAAAGGAGGACCTTAATTAA
- the rpsU gene encoding 30S ribosomal protein S21 — protein MSRTVVRKNESLEDALRRFKRSVSKTGTLQEARKREFYEKPSVKRKKKSEAARKRKF, from the coding sequence ATGTCAAGAACAGTTGTTCGTAAAAACGAATCGCTTGAAGATGCTCTTCGTCGCTTCAAACGTTCAGTTTCAAAAACTGGTACGTTACAAGAAGCAAGAAAGCGCGAATTCTATGAAAAGCCTAGCGTAAAGCGTAAGAAGAAATCTGAAGCTGCTAGAAAACGCAAGTTCTAA